The following are from one region of the Prevotella communis genome:
- a CDS encoding FAD:protein FMN transferase produces MRRLLFIACSLLLLVSCAQKEYRQNTNFVFGTIYNITYQSDRDLQQEIEAELMKVDGEFSMFNPQSTVARINSGDSTVERSEMFNEIYQLAQTVSKETDGAFDITVAPLVNAWGFGFKHEQLPTPEQVDSLLQLRNQMDFSAIAKGYGCDVVARLLESHGIHNYMVEIGGEVVVSGKNAKGDDWHIGITKPTEDSLNVEGEMQTVLSITDHAMATSGNYRNFYYQGGRKYAHTIDPRTGYPVQHSLLSATVLAENCATADAYATSFMVLGVEGAKAVLARHPELMAYLIYTDEKGQLTTWASPALSDFQ; encoded by the coding sequence ATGAGACGTTTACTTTTTATTGCTTGCAGTTTGCTGTTGCTCGTTTCCTGTGCCCAGAAGGAGTATAGGCAGAATACCAATTTTGTGTTTGGTACTATCTATAATATCACGTATCAGAGTGATAGGGACCTGCAACAGGAGATAGAGGCCGAACTGATGAAGGTGGATGGTGAGTTCTCGATGTTCAACCCTCAGAGTACCGTAGCACGTATCAATAGCGGCGACTCTACCGTGGAGCGCAGCGAGATGTTCAACGAGATATATCAGTTGGCACAGACGGTCAGCAAAGAGACGGATGGTGCCTTTGATATCACCGTGGCACCGCTGGTGAATGCGTGGGGCTTTGGTTTCAAGCATGAGCAGTTGCCTACACCCGAGCAGGTGGATAGTCTCTTGCAGTTGCGCAACCAGATGGACTTCAGCGCTATCGCGAAGGGCTATGGCTGCGATGTGGTGGCTCGTCTGCTGGAGTCTCACGGCATCCATAATTATATGGTGGAGATTGGCGGTGAGGTCGTGGTAAGTGGTAAGAACGCGAAGGGGGATGACTGGCATATAGGCATCACCAAGCCTACAGAAGACTCGCTGAACGTGGAGGGTGAGATGCAGACGGTGCTGAGTATTACCGACCATGCCATGGCTACCAGTGGCAACTATCGTAACTTCTACTATCAGGGCGGACGGAAATATGCTCATACCATTGATCCCCGTACGGGCTATCCTGTACAACATAGTTTGCTGTCGGCTACGGTCTTAGCCGAGAATTGTGCCACAGCCGATGCTTATGCCACCTCGTTTATGGTGCTTGGCGTAGAAGGTGCCAAGGCCGTTCTAGCCCGTCACCCTGAGCTGATGGCTTATCTCATCTATACCGACGAGAAGGGCCAGCTGACTACCTGGGCATCGCCAGCCCTCTCAGATTTTCAATAA
- a CDS encoding lamin tail domain-containing protein, whose translation MWTSILSVIVVINELMASNAGSVMSPATNFDSWVEFYNPSDQNVNLAGMYLCDDADHSWQMPSNIGTIPAKGYKVVWMGSNDIKSNQAPFKLDCDGGTIILKDKNGTVVDNLQYPSAMSRTAYARTTDGGNEWSWTSTPTPEASNATAVFASERLEAPVVDKGSTIFKNTLSVKVTIPDGARLMYTTDGSLPTAPKGGAEASPWTDFIVNGDCEGTDATCLVSRDANGSGDVQRIVDGAGYNGSRGIKIHSTANASNDWSAQLFVYTPDHVWQTGEKYRFRMMVRADKAARITTQTHGAPHDYINGSIMDGSYNVTTQWKEISYEGTITNEQTGASYDYWTGQSTGARMQSIVFNLNVDKKDNNYYFDNVSWELYTDDGTTLEATKESKNGKFTFDNTTNLTVRLFKDGYLPSVPVTRSYIKTSSNYTLPIISIVGDKKYFTDPKIGFDCDGDGTNGKTGNGQSSPKNYNQDWDRPVNFSYISTDGEMLFNQDVNISASGGYTRSQQYRSFKLKSNKVFDGQNQFDYPFFPQKPYIRSKTLLIRNGGNDIWRHNARFIDPALETIIQRSGIDLDVQSYVPVIEYVNGQLRGVFNMREPNNDKFAYANFGYDDEELDAFENLTMKNGDDTAIKRIFELGKQASDNTAYEELQTLLDIDEFTNYMAATFYLYNDDWPDNNMKAYRSRNDGRYRFISFDLDYAFKGCWSDSENNPFTNFARFKNDSAPRTSYNKNIVNLFLNLLNNTDYRQKFITTFCLMGGSVFEPSIASDIVNELLDKVKPMCQLMKQQYINDGHDPDRSASTIKNSLSGRASTMADYMKQFSAFGLSSTSKRSVELTTNIDGATLTLNGINVPYAYFKGYLFGTFSLEAKAPAGYRFVCWKKSGTQYSTNAAISVTGTDAVKLQACFTALTDAEKTAQGLTPIRINEVSAANGIHVNEYFKRNDWVELYNTTDKDIDVADMYLSDNEKKPLKYQISKGDSQASTTIPAHGYLIVWCDKLESKDQLHASFKLDADGGSVLLTAADESWSDRLVYTAHQADQTVGRYPDGGSDIFVMNVPTIAQSNISTSYLVPVEQGDVTGIDIAQISAHGSQISLYNLAGQPVITPQRGNCYIARYTDAQGRVKTVKFIQK comes from the coding sequence ATGTGGACTAGTATTTTGTCTGTAATAGTAGTCATCAACGAGTTGATGGCTTCCAACGCAGGATCAGTGATGAGTCCTGCCACGAATTTCGACAGTTGGGTAGAATTCTACAACCCCAGCGATCAGAACGTCAACCTTGCCGGCATGTATCTCTGCGACGATGCAGACCATAGTTGGCAGATGCCCAGTAACATAGGCACCATCCCCGCTAAAGGATATAAGGTCGTTTGGATGGGTTCAAACGATATCAAGTCGAACCAGGCCCCGTTCAAACTGGATTGCGACGGTGGCACCATCATCCTCAAGGATAAGAACGGTACCGTCGTAGATAACCTGCAATATCCGTCGGCCATGAGCCGTACGGCCTACGCACGTACCACGGATGGTGGCAACGAATGGAGCTGGACCTCCACGCCTACCCCAGAGGCATCAAATGCTACGGCCGTCTTTGCCAGCGAGCGTCTGGAAGCACCCGTTGTCGACAAAGGCAGTACCATCTTCAAGAATACCCTGAGCGTCAAGGTTACCATCCCCGACGGTGCCCGTCTGATGTACACCACCGATGGCAGTCTGCCCACAGCACCCAAGGGTGGAGCGGAAGCATCCCCCTGGACGGACTTCATTGTCAATGGCGACTGTGAAGGTACGGATGCCACCTGCCTTGTAAGCCGCGATGCCAACGGCAGCGGTGACGTGCAGCGTATTGTCGACGGCGCAGGCTATAATGGTTCCCGGGGCATCAAGATACACAGTACTGCCAATGCATCCAACGACTGGTCAGCCCAACTCTTTGTCTACACCCCTGACCACGTGTGGCAGACTGGCGAGAAATACCGTTTCCGCATGATGGTACGTGCCGATAAGGCCGCCCGCATCACCACACAGACCCACGGTGCGCCCCACGACTACATCAACGGCAGCATCATGGACGGCAGTTATAATGTCACCACCCAATGGAAGGAAATCAGCTACGAAGGTACGATTACCAATGAGCAGACAGGTGCCAGCTATGACTATTGGACAGGTCAGAGCACCGGGGCCAGGATGCAGTCCATCGTGTTCAACCTGAATGTTGACAAGAAGGACAACAACTACTATTTCGACAACGTAAGCTGGGAACTCTATACCGACGACGGCACAACCTTAGAAGCCACGAAGGAGAGCAAGAATGGCAAGTTCACCTTCGACAATACCACCAACCTCACCGTCCGCCTCTTCAAGGACGGCTACCTGCCCAGCGTACCCGTCACCCGCAGCTATATCAAGACCAGCAGCAACTACACCTTGCCCATCATCTCCATCGTGGGCGACAAGAAATACTTCACCGACCCGAAGATAGGTTTCGACTGCGACGGTGACGGCACAAATGGTAAGACTGGCAACGGACAGAGCAGTCCGAAGAACTACAATCAGGACTGGGACCGTCCTGTGAACTTCTCGTATATCAGCACCGACGGCGAGATGCTGTTCAACCAGGATGTCAACATCAGTGCCTCTGGCGGCTACACCCGCAGTCAGCAATACCGCTCGTTCAAGTTGAAGAGCAACAAGGTGTTTGACGGTCAGAACCAGTTTGACTATCCTTTTTTCCCACAGAAGCCCTATATCCGCAGCAAGACCCTCCTGATCCGTAACGGAGGTAATGATATCTGGCGCCATAATGCCCGTTTCATTGACCCTGCCCTTGAGACCATCATCCAGCGTTCCGGCATCGACCTCGACGTACAGTCATACGTACCCGTGATAGAATATGTCAACGGACAGCTGCGTGGTGTGTTCAATATGCGTGAGCCCAACAACGACAAGTTTGCCTATGCCAACTTCGGCTATGATGATGAGGAACTGGATGCCTTTGAGAACCTCACCATGAAGAATGGTGATGACACAGCCATCAAGCGTATCTTCGAACTGGGCAAACAGGCTTCCGACAACACTGCCTACGAAGAACTGCAGACATTGCTCGACATAGATGAGTTCACCAACTATATGGCTGCTACGTTCTACCTCTATAATGATGACTGGCCCGACAACAACATGAAGGCCTATCGCAGCAGGAACGACGGTCGCTACCGCTTTATCAGCTTCGACCTCGACTATGCCTTCAAGGGCTGCTGGAGCGACAGCGAGAACAATCCGTTCACCAATTTCGCAAGGTTCAAGAACGACAGTGCACCACGCACCAGCTACAACAAGAATATCGTGAACCTTTTCCTGAACCTGCTGAACAATACCGACTACCGTCAGAAGTTCATCACCACATTCTGTCTGATGGGAGGCAGTGTCTTCGAACCCAGTATCGCCTCGGATATCGTCAATGAACTGCTGGACAAGGTGAAGCCCATGTGCCAGCTCATGAAACAGCAGTATATCAACGACGGACACGACCCAGACCGTTCAGCAAGCACAATCAAGAACAGCCTCAGCGGACGCGCCAGCACCATGGCCGACTACATGAAGCAGTTCAGTGCCTTCGGCCTCAGCAGCACGTCCAAGCGTTCTGTGGAACTCACCACCAATATTGACGGTGCCACACTCACCCTCAATGGCATCAACGTACCCTATGCTTACTTCAAGGGCTATCTCTTCGGCACCTTCAGTCTGGAGGCCAAAGCCCCAGCCGGCTACCGCTTCGTTTGCTGGAAGAAGAGTGGCACACAGTATTCTACCAATGCCGCAATCAGCGTCACGGGTACCGATGCCGTCAAACTGCAGGCTTGTTTCACGGCCCTCACCGATGCCGAGAAAACCGCACAGGGTCTCACCCCCATACGTATCAATGAGGTCAGCGCTGCCAATGGTATCCACGTGAATGAGTATTTCAAGCGCAACGACTGGGTGGAACTCTACAACACCACCGACAAAGACATCGACGTGGCCGACATGTACCTCAGCGATAACGAGAAGAAGCCCCTGAAATATCAGATCAGCAAGGGCGACTCACAGGCATCCACCACAATTCCCGCCCACGGCTACCTCATCGTATGGTGCGACAAACTGGAGTCAAAAGACCAGTTGCACGCTTCCTTCAAACTGGATGCTGATGGTGGCAGCGTACTTCTCACCGCTGCTGATGAGTCGTGGAGCGACCGTCTGGTCTATACAGCCCATCAGGCCGACCAGACCGTAGGCCGTTATCCTGACGGTGGCAGTGATATCTTCGTGATGAACGTGCCTACCATTGCCCAGAGCAATATCAGCACCAGCTACCTCGTTCCTGTAGAGCAGGGCGACGTTACTGGCATCGACATAGCCCAGATCTCAGCTCACGGCTCTCAGATTTCACTCTATAACCTGGCTGGTCAGCCTGTCATCACGCCACAGCGTGGCAACTGCTACATTGCCCGCTATACCGATGCTCAGGGCCGCGTCAAGACGGTGAAGTTCATTCAGAAGTAA
- a CDS encoding DUF6452 family protein — translation MRYFCLSAFLLFLAACSTIDCPVQNKVAVNYAVKTIVGGVEVNDTLKDTLYVWSTRSDGDDTLIFNSGIDISSFSLPVSYTHPEDKLVFCLVDTNKVAKIDTVWIKKEDTPHFESVDCSAHFFHTLTAVRSTHEAIDTIFINNPKVNYDPSLDHIHIHFKK, via the coding sequence ATGAGGTATTTCTGCCTTTCAGCCTTCCTGCTTTTCCTTGCGGCTTGCTCCACCATCGACTGTCCTGTACAGAACAAGGTGGCGGTGAACTATGCTGTGAAGACCATCGTAGGGGGCGTTGAGGTGAACGACACGCTGAAGGATACGCTGTATGTGTGGTCCACACGCAGCGATGGCGATGATACGCTGATTTTCAACAGTGGCATTGATATCAGCTCGTTCTCCCTGCCTGTCAGTTATACCCATCCAGAGGATAAACTCGTGTTCTGCCTGGTAGATACGAATAAGGTGGCTAAGATAGACACCGTGTGGATTAAGAAAGAGGATACACCGCATTTCGAGTCGGTTGACTGCAGTGCGCATTTCTTCCACACGCTGACAGCCGTACGTAGCACTCACGAGGCGATTGACACGATTTTCATCAATAATCCGAAAGTAAACTATGACCCGTCTCTCGACCATATTCACATCCACTTCAAGAAGTAA
- a CDS encoding M15 family metallopeptidase: protein MKKIYLILLICCLSLEMMAQTKGFSADTLSNAVFARMQGKSYPKGCTIKRSDLRYLQVLHYDADGKVHKGELVCNRKIAADLLDIFQKLYEAHYPIERMTLVDDYDANDERSMTANNTSCFCYRVVTGSKHLSKHAQGLAIDINPLQNPCVKTRKDGSTWVQPKAGRKYTNRKSKYPYKLEKGDLCYRLFIEHGFSWGGNWRSTKDYQHFEK from the coding sequence ATGAAGAAGATATACCTTATATTACTGATATGCTGCCTGAGTCTTGAGATGATGGCCCAGACAAAGGGTTTCTCCGCTGACACGCTCAGCAACGCCGTGTTTGCACGGATGCAGGGGAAGTCGTATCCCAAAGGATGCACCATCAAACGCAGCGACCTGAGATACCTGCAGGTATTACACTATGATGCCGACGGGAAGGTACACAAGGGAGAACTGGTGTGCAACCGTAAGATTGCTGCCGACCTGCTGGATATCTTCCAGAAGCTGTACGAAGCCCACTACCCTATTGAACGGATGACACTCGTTGACGACTACGACGCCAATGATGAACGTTCGATGACAGCCAACAACACCTCATGTTTCTGTTACCGCGTCGTCACAGGCAGCAAACATCTGTCGAAGCATGCACAGGGGCTGGCTATCGATATCAATCCCCTGCAGAATCCCTGCGTGAAGACGCGCAAGGACGGGAGCACATGGGTACAGCCCAAGGCCGGAAGGAAATATACGAACAGGAAGAGCAAATACCCTTATAAGCTCGAAAAGGGCGACCTCTGCTACCGACTTTTCATCGAACATGGTTTTTCGTGGGGCGGCAATTGGCGCAGCACGAAAGACTATCAGCACTTTGAGAAGTGA
- a CDS encoding DUF6048 family protein: MTRLSTIFTSTSRSKRWLVVILALHLSLLSSSAQGFLKLERDTVPFFRGFAVSADLVGLAQMQLGDYGQYEAALRVNLHDQYFPILEVGVGRANHEDDEVTGITYKTSAPYFRLGVDFNIMKNKHAPNRIYAGLRYGYTSYKVDISRKPFPDPVWKWDTSYGVTDEQCSQHWAELVFGVDAKIAGPLHLGWTARYRNRLSHNDGQMGNTWYVPGYGIQDSSTLGVTFNFIIDI; this comes from the coding sequence ATGACCCGTCTCTCGACCATATTCACATCCACTTCAAGAAGTAAGCGGTGGCTTGTTGTCATCCTGGCGCTCCACTTGTCGCTTCTTTCATCTTCCGCTCAGGGATTCCTGAAACTTGAGCGCGACACGGTGCCGTTCTTCCGTGGCTTTGCTGTATCGGCAGATCTCGTGGGACTGGCGCAGATGCAGTTGGGCGACTATGGCCAGTATGAGGCTGCGCTGCGTGTGAACCTGCACGACCAGTATTTCCCCATCCTGGAGGTGGGCGTAGGAAGGGCAAACCATGAGGACGATGAGGTGACGGGTATCACGTATAAGACCAGTGCCCCTTATTTCCGTTTGGGTGTTGACTTCAACATCATGAAGAATAAACATGCGCCCAACCGTATCTATGCAGGCTTGCGTTATGGCTATACCAGTTATAAGGTGGATATCAGTCGGAAGCCTTTCCCCGACCCTGTGTGGAAATGGGATACATCGTATGGTGTGACCGACGAACAGTGTTCGCAGCACTGGGCAGAACTGGTCTTTGGCGTAGATGCGAAGATTGCCGGTCCTTTGCATCTGGGATGGACAGCCCGCTATCGTAACCGTCTGAGCCATAACGACGGACAGATGGGGAATACGTGGTATGTACCTGGATATGGCATTCAGGATTCATCGACGCTGGGTGTCACGTTTAATTTTATCATAGATATTTAG
- a CDS encoding glycosyltransferase family 2 protein translates to MDISVVIPLYNEEESIPELYAWIERVMNEHNFSYEVIFISDGSTDRSWDIITELKEKSAHVKGIKFRRNYGKSPALYCGFEEAEGDVVITMDADLQDSPDEIPELYRMITEERYDVVSGYKQKRYDPLSKTLPTKLFNATARAVSGIKNLHDFNCGLKAYRHDVVKNIEVYGEMHRYMPYLAKNAGFDKIAEKVVHHQARKYGESKFMGWNRFVNGYLDLLTLWFLSTFGKKPMHVFGFLGTIMFLIGFCAAFILGVGKVLGMLYITDSAFFYLSLTMMMMGTQFFLAGFLGDLISRTSNVRNEYQIEKKI, encoded by the coding sequence ATGGATATATCAGTAGTAATACCTCTGTATAACGAGGAAGAGTCGATTCCCGAACTCTATGCTTGGATTGAACGTGTGATGAACGAGCACAACTTCTCGTATGAAGTGATTTTTATCAGCGATGGCAGTACAGACCGCTCGTGGGATATCATCACCGAACTGAAAGAGAAATCTGCTCATGTGAAAGGTATCAAGTTCCGTCGTAACTATGGTAAGAGTCCTGCGCTCTATTGCGGCTTTGAAGAGGCCGAGGGTGATGTGGTGATTACGATGGATGCTGACCTGCAGGATTCGCCCGACGAGATTCCTGAGCTCTATCGCATGATTACGGAGGAGAGATACGACGTTGTAAGTGGTTACAAGCAGAAGCGCTATGACCCCCTGTCAAAGACGTTGCCTACAAAGCTCTTCAATGCTACGGCTCGTGCTGTGAGCGGTATCAAGAACCTGCACGACTTTAACTGCGGACTGAAGGCTTATCGCCATGACGTGGTGAAGAATATTGAGGTCTATGGCGAGATGCACCGCTATATGCCTTACCTGGCTAAGAATGCTGGTTTCGACAAGATTGCCGAGAAGGTGGTTCACCATCAGGCTCGTAAATACGGTGAGTCGAAGTTCATGGGCTGGAACCGTTTTGTGAATGGCTACCTGGATCTGCTCACGCTGTGGTTCCTGAGCACCTTTGGCAAGAAACCTATGCACGTATTCGGTTTCCTGGGCACCATCATGTTCCTGATTGGTTTCTGTGCAGCCTTCATCCTGGGTGTAGGAAAGGTGCTGGGCATGCTCTATATCACAGACTCAGCTTTCTTCTACCTCTCGCTGACCATGATGATGATGGGTACGCAGTTCTTCCTGGCTGGCTTCCTGGGCGACCTGATTAGTCGTACGTCGAATGTGCGCAACGAGTATCAAATAGAAAAGAAGATATGA
- a CDS encoding outer membrane beta-barrel protein, translating to MKKIKIVFLSMAALLMASCAPRVVTDMYTSEYAALSPDSVRVFLMNEKVPEQTLAIGTVKVVDGGLAAKGSFKQVLDLAVKATAKNGGNGLVITEHRQPDLRSTIHRIWGTMLRMPETESDTSVVKGSLYHALAQPADNQYVQTYQSPFEEIKKRNENAPRNILRFSVGPSWLISDFQVGERVYKSKCGIDVSVDYDHVWTSGLGLGVNYLHNYTSFEEGFDQRLDYIGPSLVLALPSDKWRWDMALGFGYCRYSESVGNLSVSESHVAPLMRMGLEYKVSDQIALGAQMNMITVKLDKPEGFELKDNEFYGIKRFGIQVGMRYYF from the coding sequence ATGAAGAAAATTAAAATTGTTTTCCTGAGCATGGCCGCCTTGCTGATGGCGAGCTGTGCACCAAGGGTGGTAACGGATATGTACACCAGCGAATATGCTGCGTTGTCGCCAGATTCCGTACGCGTGTTCTTAATGAATGAAAAAGTGCCTGAGCAGACGCTGGCGATAGGTACGGTGAAAGTTGTTGACGGCGGACTGGCTGCAAAAGGTAGTTTCAAGCAGGTGCTCGACCTGGCTGTGAAGGCTACGGCAAAGAATGGCGGTAATGGTCTGGTCATCACCGAACATCGACAGCCGGATTTGCGTAGCACGATTCACCGTATATGGGGCACCATGCTGCGTATGCCAGAGACGGAGAGCGACACTAGTGTTGTAAAGGGCTCTCTTTACCATGCGCTTGCTCAGCCTGCGGATAACCAGTATGTGCAGACGTATCAGTCGCCTTTCGAGGAAATCAAGAAGAGAAATGAGAATGCACCACGCAATATCCTGCGTTTCAGCGTAGGACCTTCATGGCTGATTTCGGATTTCCAGGTTGGTGAGAGAGTTTATAAGTCGAAGTGCGGCATAGATGTGTCGGTGGATTATGACCACGTGTGGACGTCGGGCCTCGGCCTCGGTGTCAACTACCTGCACAACTATACGTCGTTTGAGGAAGGTTTTGATCAGCGTTTGGACTATATAGGTCCCAGTCTGGTGTTGGCATTGCCTTCTGACAAGTGGCGTTGGGATATGGCTCTTGGCTTTGGCTACTGCAGATATTCGGAGTCTGTGGGCAACCTGTCTGTTTCTGAGAGTCACGTGGCACCGCTGATGCGCATGGGCCTGGAATACAAGGTGAGTGATCAGATAGCACTGGGCGCACAGATGAATATGATTACCGTGAAACTGGATAAGCCCGAAGGCTTCGAGCTGAAGGATAATGAGTTTTATGGCATCAAGCGCTTCGGCATCCAGGTGGGTATGCGCTATTACTTCTAA
- a CDS encoding aminotransferase class I/II-fold pyridoxal phosphate-dependent enzyme: MKPTPIKKEIVDTLVESLGIKDFAKATIREVKQVAAKAEKESGVEYIKMEMGIPGLPAAKVGVDAQIKALQDGIAHSYPDIQGYPELKKQASRFVKAFINVDIAPEGCVPVCGSMQGTFASFLTCSQATKGKDTVLFIDPGFPVQKMQLQVQGVKYETFDVYDFRGDKLGAKLESYLSTGKICAIVYSNPNNPAWICLTEQELQTIGTLATKYDAIVMEDLAYFAMDFRQDLSTPFQAPYQPSVAHYTDNYMLLISGSKAFSYAGERIGVVCISDKLFHRHFPDLANRYEGLPFGLVFSTRMLYALSSGTSHSAQYALAALFRAACDGEYRFRDDIKVYGERAHKLKEIFCRHNFYIVYDKDLDKPIADGFYFTIGYPGMTSGELARELMYYGVSAICLITTGSHQEGLRVCTSFIEDHQYDQLEERMAIFAENNPR; encoded by the coding sequence ATGAAACCGACACCGATTAAGAAAGAAATCGTAGACACTCTCGTAGAGAGCCTCGGCATCAAGGATTTTGCCAAGGCTACCATTCGTGAAGTAAAACAGGTAGCTGCCAAAGCCGAGAAGGAGAGCGGCGTGGAATATATCAAGATGGAGATGGGTATCCCCGGTCTGCCTGCCGCAAAGGTGGGCGTGGATGCTCAGATCAAGGCTTTGCAGGATGGCATAGCCCACTCCTACCCCGATATCCAGGGCTACCCCGAACTGAAGAAGCAGGCCTCTCGTTTTGTCAAGGCTTTCATTAATGTGGACATTGCCCCCGAGGGGTGCGTACCCGTTTGCGGCTCTATGCAGGGCACCTTTGCCTCTTTCCTCACCTGTTCGCAGGCTACCAAGGGCAAGGACACCGTATTGTTTATTGACCCAGGTTTCCCTGTTCAGAAAATGCAGCTGCAGGTGCAGGGCGTGAAATACGAGACCTTTGACGTGTACGACTTCCGTGGCGACAAGTTGGGTGCCAAACTGGAGTCATATCTCTCTACGGGAAAGATCTGCGCTATCGTTTATAGCAATCCCAACAATCCTGCCTGGATCTGCTTGACAGAGCAGGAGCTGCAGACCATCGGCACACTGGCCACAAAGTATGACGCCATCGTGATGGAAGACCTCGCTTATTTCGCCATGGACTTCCGCCAGGACCTCTCCACACCATTCCAAGCCCCCTATCAGCCTTCTGTGGCCCATTATACCGACAACTATATGTTGCTTATCTCTGGCTCCAAAGCTTTCTCGTATGCCGGCGAGCGTATCGGCGTGGTGTGCATCAGCGACAAGCTGTTCCATCGCCACTTCCCCGACCTGGCCAATCGCTATGAGGGGCTGCCCTTTGGACTGGTTTTCTCTACCCGCATGCTCTACGCCCTCTCATCAGGCACCAGCCACTCGGCCCAATACGCTCTGGCAGCCCTGTTCCGTGCTGCCTGCGACGGTGAGTACCGTTTCCGCGACGATATCAAGGTGTATGGCGAGCGTGCACATAAACTCAAGGAAATCTTCTGTCGCCACAATTTCTATATTGTCTACGACAAAGACCTCGATAAGCCTATTGCCGACGGTTTCTATTTCACCATTGGCTATCCAGGCATGACCAGCGGCGAGTTGGCTCGCGAGCTGATGTACTACGGCGTTTCTGCCATCTGTCTCATCACCACAGGCTCTCATCAGGAGGGTCTGCGTGTCTGCACCTCATTTATTGAGGATCACCAGTACGACCAACTGGAAGAGCGAATGGCAATCTTTGCCGAAAACAATCCACGATGA
- a CDS encoding Crp/Fnr family transcriptional regulator, producing MSDFRLYDSLLRFPLFQGLSRAELLLLAGQTKFGFLKLEAGQTVVREGDACQQLFFLISGNLSVTTVNDDRRYSVIEQLAAPWLLQPESIFGAHPQYQSSVTTLTESHFITLTKDEVLRLLDDFLIIRLNLLNLLATQSQRRGRWPWRKAPADLRQRIIRFFLDHSVYPAGPKTFRILMNQLAQEVNDSRLDVSQVLNAMQDESLLRLRRGIIEIPSLEHLLM from the coding sequence ATGTCTGACTTCCGGTTATACGACAGTTTATTGCGTTTCCCTCTGTTCCAGGGCCTGAGTCGTGCGGAGTTACTCCTGTTGGCCGGACAGACGAAATTCGGTTTCCTGAAACTAGAGGCAGGACAGACGGTCGTACGCGAGGGTGATGCGTGTCAGCAGCTTTTCTTCCTGATTAGTGGCAATCTGTCTGTCACCACCGTGAATGATGATCGTCGCTATAGCGTCATTGAACAGTTGGCTGCTCCCTGGCTCCTGCAGCCCGAGAGTATCTTTGGTGCTCATCCGCAGTATCAGAGTAGTGTGACGACGCTGACGGAGAGTCATTTCATTACGCTCACCAAGGATGAGGTGCTCCGATTACTCGATGACTTCCTGATTATCCGTCTGAACCTGCTGAATCTGTTGGCCACGCAGTCGCAACGCCGTGGTCGCTGGCCTTGGCGTAAGGCTCCTGCCGATTTGCGTCAGCGCATCATCCGGTTCTTCCTGGATCATAGTGTCTATCCTGCAGGTCCCAAGACATTCCGTATCCTGATGAACCAGTTGGCCCAGGAGGTGAATGACAGTCGTCTGGATGTGTCGCAGGTGCTGAATGCCATGCAGGATGAGAGTCTCCTCCGCCTGCGTCGTGGCATCATCGAGATACCCTCCCTGGAACACCTCTTAATGTAG
- a CDS encoding DUF4199 domain-containing protein, with product MTAPEYKQLKAFARVDGALLAVLMITCFACYVAGLTSPLYGFLSIVAIVLMPFFAGIRLKRFRDTGLEGSISFMRGWAYICLMFFYGGLIFALAQYAYMAYMDKGYLVMTITNILALPENAEVIKQLGMADQVSESIHMLQAMRPIDFALNMLTTIIMGGIMLGLPIAAIMKKVKVEN from the coding sequence GTGACTGCACCAGAATATAAACAGTTGAAAGCCTTTGCCCGCGTTGACGGAGCATTGCTGGCCGTGCTGATGATTACTTGTTTTGCCTGTTATGTTGCAGGTCTTACCTCCCCACTGTATGGATTCCTGTCGATTGTCGCCATTGTGCTGATGCCTTTCTTTGCGGGCATCCGCCTGAAGCGCTTCCGCGACACAGGACTGGAGGGTAGTATCTCGTTTATGCGCGGCTGGGCTTATATCTGCCTGATGTTCTTCTACGGCGGACTGATATTCGCCCTGGCTCAGTATGCCTATATGGCCTATATGGACAAGGGCTATCTGGTGATGACGATTACCAATATACTGGCTTTGCCGGAGAATGCTGAGGTCATCAAGCAGTTGGGTATGGCCGATCAGGTGAGCGAGAGTATCCACATGCTTCAGGCTATGCGCCCCATTGACTTCGCGCTGAACATGCTCACAACGATTATCATGGGTGGCATCATGCTGGGACTGCCCATCGCGGCTATCATGAAAAAGGTGAAAGTGGAAAATTAA